In bacterium, one DNA window encodes the following:
- the ribD gene encoding bifunctional diaminohydroxyphosphoribosylaminopyrimidine deaminase/5-amino-6-(5-phosphoribosylamino)uracil reductase RibD has translation MDKKKVILPEDLHFMQLALRLARRGYPAPNPHVGAVVVKSSRIIAQGYHAYAGGPHAEVAALRKAGDDARGATLYVTLEPCCHFGRTPPCTDAIIKHGIKRVEVSSLDPNPLVSGQGIKCLKSAGIEVEVGIGDEEALKINEIFYHFHRLGRPFVTLKAAMTLDGKIASYTGDSQWITSPSARRIGHQLRAEHGAVLIGRGTALKDDPELTARVPRVKNQPIRIVLDEELDINPDAKLLNTILSPTLIATCSNDPERVQKLTAKGAEVIHLPQDAAGQISLPSLLMVLGKRGITGVLVEGGGETLGSFVEQKLFDKVAFFYAPKLLGGRNAKTAIEGQGFQSVAEAIELREVKIKKIGGDWLVTGYPATDLSNEPD, from the coding sequence GTGGACAAAAAGAAAGTCATTCTTCCTGAAGACCTACATTTCATGCAGTTGGCGCTCCGTTTAGCCCGACGAGGCTATCCTGCGCCAAATCCTCATGTCGGAGCCGTAGTCGTTAAATCATCACGAATTATCGCCCAAGGTTATCATGCTTATGCCGGCGGACCACACGCTGAAGTTGCAGCACTTCGGAAAGCCGGCGACGATGCGCGTGGAGCAACTCTTTATGTCACTCTCGAACCTTGCTGCCATTTCGGCCGTACCCCTCCCTGCACCGATGCCATTATTAAACATGGCATTAAACGAGTTGAAGTTTCCTCTCTCGATCCCAACCCCTTAGTCTCCGGCCAAGGTATTAAGTGTTTAAAAAGCGCCGGTATCGAAGTTGAAGTGGGGATTGGTGATGAAGAAGCTCTGAAGATTAACGAGATTTTCTATCACTTCCATCGCTTGGGCCGACCATTCGTTACGCTCAAAGCCGCAATGACGCTTGACGGCAAAATTGCTTCCTATACAGGTGATTCGCAATGGATTACCTCCCCAAGTGCTCGCAGAATTGGACATCAACTAAGAGCGGAGCATGGCGCTGTTTTGATTGGTCGAGGGACAGCGTTAAAGGATGACCCCGAATTAACGGCGCGGGTACCAAGGGTTAAAAATCAACCAATTCGAATTGTGCTGGATGAAGAACTCGATATCAACCCCGATGCAAAGCTATTGAACACAATATTATCCCCTACTCTCATAGCCACTTGCTCAAACGATCCCGAACGTGTTCAAAAGCTCACGGCAAAGGGCGCGGAAGTTATTCATTTGCCTCAAGATGCAGCGGGACAGATTTCTCTTCCCTCACTTTTGATGGTTCTAGGTAAACGAGGCATAACAGGAGTGCTTGTTGAAGGAGGCGGCGAAACGCTTGGGTCCTTTGTCGAACAGAAGCTCTTCGATAAAGTGGCGTTCTTCTATGCGCCTAAACTTCTTGGCGGACGCAACGCAAAAACTGCCATCGAAGGACAAGGCTTCCAATCGGTTGCCGAAGCGATAGAACTGCGTGAGGTGAAAATCAAGAAAATAGGCGGTGACTGGCTCGTGACAGGATATCCAGCAACAGACCTGTCAAACGAGCCAGACTAA
- a CDS encoding chemotaxis protein CheX, with product MKADFVNPFLTAAVNVFKSIMGVAPEMGKLGARRGVFTSQQCNVVFGVTGELEGQIIFGMTLFAADKIASEMLMAPVLTFNELAASAIAEMGNMISGGALTGLSAVGYKCWLSPPSLIRGTKVQISTLDIPTLVVPLITKVGEIEINISLAERKKIAA from the coding sequence ATGAAGGCCGATTTTGTAAACCCGTTTCTTACTGCGGCAGTGAATGTATTTAAGTCGATAATGGGAGTTGCGCCAGAAATGGGCAAACTTGGAGCACGAAGAGGTGTGTTTACGTCTCAGCAGTGTAACGTCGTATTCGGTGTGACTGGCGAATTAGAAGGCCAGATCATTTTTGGTATGACTTTATTTGCAGCTGATAAAATCGCCTCAGAGATGCTTATGGCGCCTGTGCTTACTTTTAATGAGCTGGCCGCAAGCGCTATTGCTGAAATGGGCAATATGATCTCAGGTGGAGCATTGACGGGCCTGTCCGCTGTTGGTTATAAATGTTGGTTGTCTCCACCAAGCCTTATCAGAGGTACGAAGGTGCAGATAAGCACATTGGATATTCCTACTTTGGTGGTGCCTTTGATCACTAAAGTTGGAGAGATCGAAATCAACATAAGCCTTGCTGAGCGAAAAAAGATCGCCGCATAG
- a CDS encoding response regulator translates to MPKRILISDDALFMRVTLKNILSQNGYEVAGEAANGREAVELYNKLKPDLVMMDITMPEMDGISALKGIRSADPNANVIMCTAMGQKNLVMEAVQAGAKDYIVKPFQPDRVLGSIRKVLGA, encoded by the coding sequence ATGCCTAAGCGAATTCTGATTTCCGATGATGCGCTCTTTATGCGCGTCACACTTAAGAACATACTTTCTCAGAATGGCTACGAGGTAGCAGGTGAGGCGGCAAATGGTCGTGAAGCGGTAGAGCTTTACAACAAACTCAAGCCTGACCTGGTGATGATGGACATCACTATGCCTGAGATGGATGGGATTAGCGCCCTTAAAGGCATTCGTTCGGCCGATCCGAACGCCAACGTGATCATGTGTACTGCTATGGGACAAAAGAATTTGGTCATGGAAGCAGTCCAAGCCGGAGCGAAGGATTACATCGTAAAGCCTTTCCAACCGGACCGTGTATTAGGGAGTATTCGTAAAGTGTTAGGCGCATAA
- a CDS encoding protein-glutamate O-methyltransferase CheR yields MQSAYGQLEVPKTPELLRDYETFKMLFKRQSGLDLNSYKFDQTYRRIWGMVKHAQFKKFTEYFEYLKSDPSRVQGFMDKLAINVTELFRNPEQFEILNKTILPDLLKKSSALSIWSAGCSYGAEAYTIAMLLDQLSSGRPHRITGTDIDQEMLDRARRGYFEAPDMKEVRDFYLKRYFRPGFHAGRDVFEVVPGLKTGLQFKQHNLLADQYSVGYDLIVCRNVVIYFSDEAKDKIYRDFYRSLKPGGYLFVGSTERVANSRDIGFTTPYPFFYQKLNNDSGGNIRHA; encoded by the coding sequence ATGCAAAGTGCTTACGGCCAGTTAGAAGTGCCTAAGACGCCAGAACTTTTGAGAGATTATGAAACTTTCAAGATGCTTTTTAAGCGTCAATCAGGCCTTGATTTAAACTCATATAAGTTCGACCAGACCTATCGAAGAATCTGGGGCATGGTCAAACACGCTCAATTTAAAAAGTTCACGGAGTATTTCGAGTACCTCAAATCAGATCCGTCTCGCGTTCAGGGTTTCATGGACAAGCTGGCGATCAACGTAACGGAATTGTTTCGCAATCCGGAGCAGTTCGAGATACTCAACAAGACGATATTGCCTGACTTGCTCAAAAAGTCATCGGCACTTTCGATTTGGAGCGCCGGGTGTTCCTATGGAGCGGAAGCATATACGATAGCAATGCTATTGGACCAGTTATCGTCTGGCCGTCCGCATCGCATTACAGGCACCGATATCGACCAGGAGATGCTCGATAGAGCTAGAAGAGGCTACTTTGAAGCGCCTGATATGAAAGAGGTGCGGGACTTCTATCTGAAGCGATATTTCCGTCCTGGTTTCCATGCAGGTCGAGATGTCTTTGAGGTTGTACCGGGCTTGAAAACCGGGCTTCAATTTAAACAGCACAACCTATTGGCAGATCAATATAGCGTGGGATATGACTTGATAGTTTGCAGGAATGTTGTGATCTATTTCTCTGATGAAGCGAAGGACAAGATCTATCGGGATTTCTATCGCTCGCTCAAACCAGGTGGCTATCTCTTCGTAGGTAGCACCGAGCGAGTTGCCAACAGCCGTGATATTGGGTTCACAACCCCTTATCCGTTCTTTTATCAAAAGCTCAATAATGACTCAGGAGGCAACATTAGACATGCCTAA
- a CDS encoding chemotaxis response regulator protein-glutamate methylesterase, giving the protein MAKLKILVVDDSAFMRKLIGDMLRAVPSFEVVGTASNGQEALLKAGLLKPDVITLDVQMPVMDGVSALRRLMATQPTPVVMLSSVTTQGSELAVKCLELGAVDFVAKPSGAISMDLPKVASELTMKIKAAATAKLRSPKPFAMHTVPSLAQKHPVSYSSHWPLVVIGASTGGPRALTAIFQALPEDLYASVIVIQHMPEGFTEAFSDRLNKIGPLSVAEGSEGAQLKVGCVYVAPGGQHMKLTERGVLHLSKEAPVHGVRPAVDVMMLSIAKYWRSNVIAVVLTGMGVDGAAGVMALSQRGAHVIAEDESSCVVFGMPKAAIGTGCVKRVVPLEMIPTAIAEGVKAQCKVLTAS; this is encoded by the coding sequence ATGGCTAAGTTGAAAATTCTTGTTGTGGATGACTCAGCTTTTATGCGAAAGCTGATCGGTGATATGTTGAGAGCGGTGCCTTCCTTTGAAGTAGTAGGCACGGCCAGTAACGGCCAAGAGGCCTTATTAAAAGCTGGATTGTTGAAACCAGATGTCATCACATTAGATGTACAGATGCCCGTAATGGACGGCGTAAGCGCCTTGAGGCGCTTAATGGCTACTCAACCGACACCGGTTGTAATGTTGAGTAGTGTGACTACTCAAGGAAGTGAATTAGCAGTGAAATGCCTTGAGCTTGGAGCGGTCGATTTTGTAGCTAAGCCATCCGGCGCTATTTCAATGGACCTGCCAAAAGTGGCATCTGAGCTAACGATGAAAATTAAAGCGGCAGCAACTGCGAAGCTGCGATCGCCCAAGCCGTTCGCGATGCATACCGTGCCAAGTTTGGCGCAGAAGCATCCCGTTTCGTATTCATCTCACTGGCCGTTAGTTGTGATCGGAGCGTCGACTGGTGGGCCAAGAGCATTGACAGCCATCTTTCAGGCGCTGCCTGAGGACCTTTACGCTAGCGTAATTGTCATACAGCACATGCCGGAAGGATTTACAGAAGCATTCTCTGACCGTTTGAATAAGATTGGCCCTCTTTCAGTAGCAGAAGGTTCTGAGGGCGCTCAGTTGAAGGTTGGGTGCGTCTATGTAGCGCCAGGCGGCCAGCATATGAAATTGACAGAACGTGGCGTTCTGCATTTATCAAAAGAGGCCCCAGTTCATGGGGTGCGTCCAGCGGTGGATGTGATGATGCTTTCCATCGCCAAGTATTGGCGTTCAAATGTGATTGCGGTTGTGTTGACAGGAATGGGTGTTGATGGCGCTGCCGGAGTGATGGCATTAAGTCAACGTGGCGCTCATGTAATTGCTGAAGATGAATCCTCCTGTGTTGTCTTTGGTATGCCAAAAGCGGCTATCGGAACAGGGTGTGTAAAACGAGTCGTGCCATTGGAGATGATCCCAACGGCAATTGCAGAAGGAGTTAAAGCGCAATGCAAAGTGCTTACGGCCAGTTAG
- a CDS encoding chemotaxis protein CheD, with amino-acid sequence MADVKSGVSQTAFVGLGELKIVRHEGILACIGLGSCVGTLLYDVRTQTGVLAHVMLPDSSICNDKDKLDGKYANTAVPALLQTLADVGISKSLLVAALIGGAELFKTVETPAALRIGARNVDKVSELLRAVGVPIVAREVGGSSGRSLYFNVATGKLEVKVCGMELRVHTLGMAGIAAAKAA; translated from the coding sequence GTGGCTGACGTTAAGAGCGGGGTTAGTCAGACGGCTTTTGTCGGATTAGGCGAACTTAAGATAGTACGCCATGAAGGAATATTAGCCTGCATTGGGCTTGGATCCTGTGTAGGCACATTACTCTACGACGTGAGAACACAAACCGGTGTATTAGCGCACGTGATGCTTCCTGACAGTTCAATCTGCAACGATAAGGACAAGCTAGATGGGAAGTATGCCAATACGGCTGTGCCAGCTCTTCTACAGACCCTTGCTGATGTAGGTATCAGTAAGAGCCTCTTAGTGGCGGCGCTAATCGGGGGAGCAGAACTTTTCAAGACCGTTGAGACACCGGCTGCGCTCCGCATTGGTGCGCGAAATGTTGATAAGGTTAGTGAATTACTGCGTGCTGTAGGAGTGCCGATTGTAGCTCGTGAAGTGGGTGGAAGCAGCGGACGTTCACTCTATTTTAACGTTGCAACAGGCAAGCTTGAAGTGAAAGTATGTGGAATGGAGCTTCGTGTGCATACCCTAGGAATGGCTGGGATTGCTGCGGCGAAAGCGGCTTAA